In the bacterium SCSIO 12741 genome, TGAAGAGGCCCGAGAAGCTGGCTGTCGAATTGTTCAGGCTAATCCGCAAAACGAGCTCGTACCGGACCCAGTATCCCGAAAGATCCCCTTGACCATCGTGGTAAATCCTCCTCGTCATCTCAAAGTGGCCAAGTTCGAGATATTCGGTCCGGTTTTAACGGTATTCGGTTACACCGATTTGAATCAAGTGATTGCCCAAATCAATGCCAATGAAAAGCCGCTGGCTCTGTACATTTTTGGTAAGAGTGATCAAAAAATCAATCAAGTGGTGATGAATACGTCAAGTGGTGGAGTAACCATAAACGATGAACTGATGCACGCCAATGCTCGTGACATGGGATTTGGCGGAGTCGGCTACAGCGGAATGGGTCGCTACAAAGGGGGTAAAATTGGCTACTATGCTTTTACCAATCCCAAAGCCGTACACAAGCAAGGATTGATGCGTAAATACACCAGTATTTTCTTCCCTCCATTTAAGAAGGACAGCAGTCGAAAAATGCTTCGCTCTCAGGTCGGCGTAAAATCGTAAATAAATCGGTGATGAAACAAGTTATTCTCATAACAGGAGCCTCGTCAGGTATGGGACGCGATGGAGCCCTCCGACTCGCTCAAGCAGGACACCGGGTGTATGCCACTTCCAACGATATTTCAGATATGGAAGAATTGGCCGCTCACAATGCCAAGGTCAAACACCTGGATGTAACCGACAATGCGACGATGGTTTCGTGTGTAAACGATATCATTGAAACCGAAGGAAAAATCGACGTATTGATCAACAATGCAGGCTATGGTTCTTATGGTGCATTGGAAGATGTTCCCCTGGACGAAGCCCGAAAACAGTTTGAGGTCAACGTGTTTGGATTAGCCCGTTTGACCCAATTGGTATTGCCTCACATGCGAAAAGCCAAATCAGGAAAAATCGTCAATGTATCTTCTGTAGGTGGTGTAGGAAGTGAGCCCCACTCCGCCTGGTACCATGCATCCAAATTTGCGGTGGAAGGAATGAGCGATTGCCTTCGCCAGGAGTTAATTCCCTTTGGTATTGATGTGGTCGTTATACAGCCCGGCGCAATTCGCTCCGAATGGAATGAAATTGCCCGAAAGAATCTTCTTCAGGTTTCCGGTCATACAGCGTACGGTGAATTGGTGCAAAAACACGCCAAGTTACTTGAAAGAATAGACGAGGATAGTTCAGACCCCGGTGTCATTGGAAAATTGATGGTCGAAATTGTGGAAACCAGGCAC is a window encoding:
- a CDS encoding SDR family NAD(P)-dependent oxidoreductase; its protein translation is MKQVILITGASSGMGRDGALRLAQAGHRVYATSNDISDMEELAAHNAKVKHLDVTDNATMVSCVNDIIETEGKIDVLINNAGYGSYGALEDVPLDEARKQFEVNVFGLARLTQLVLPHMRKAKSGKIVNVSSVGGVGSEPHSAWYHASKFAVEGMSDCLRQELIPFGIDVVVIQPGAIRSEWNEIARKNLLQVSGHTAYGELVQKHAKLLERIDEDSSDPGVIGKLMVEIVETRHPNTRYARGKNARAALIIRRLFTDKMYDRFMMQIMK